One segment of Paramormyrops kingsleyae isolate MSU_618 chromosome 8, PKINGS_0.4, whole genome shotgun sequence DNA contains the following:
- the LOC111838329 gene encoding prepro-urotensin II-beta-like — protein sequence MMCKMLLSWTLLLIASGPLLSHPIVDSAEMSYSLPGSLEEGQTASHDELPLTYQAYLSPSGMYLSYPAMETGEFSKDGLLAAGILPEGAVKKVVFKNQSRLNPFAHFLGTRRQFRKRGNASECFWKYCV from the exons ATGATGTGCAAAATGCTTCTGTCCTGGACTCTTCTGCTTATTGCTTCTGGTCCCCTTCTCTCACACCCAATTGTAGATTCTGCTGAGATGTCCTACTCCCTGCCAG GATCACTAGAGGAAGGCCAAACAGCTAGTCATGATGAATTGCCTCTCACTTACCAGGCCTACTTGTCTCCGAGTGGCATGTACTTGAGCTACCCTGCAATGGAGACAGGGGAGTTCAGCAAAGATG GTCTCCTAGCAGCTGGAATTCTTCCAGAGGGAGCAGTAAAGAAG GTTGTTTTCAAGAATCAAAGCAGACTGAACCCCTTCGCCCATTTCCTAGGAACCAGGAGGCAATTTAGGAAGAGAGGAAATGCCTCTGAATGCTTCTGGAAGTATTGTGTTTGA